One segment of Rosa chinensis cultivar Old Blush chromosome 6, RchiOBHm-V2, whole genome shotgun sequence DNA contains the following:
- the LOC112174734 gene encoding probable WRKY transcription factor 40 isoform X3, whose translation MDSSTWVNTSLGLNLVANDSLQAMDEGQPPVPTITAGAGGSVLMAQELNRISLENKKLTEMLTVLCENYNSLEAHVKELMTTKQLASENESMILGNNCLIKKRKSPVDDHQDYCNNVNMIGFTTNTSTGETSSSDEEAYKRPKEMSNVNLKISRVYVRTDVSDTRLIVKDGYQWRKYGQKVTRDNPSPRAYYKCSFAPTCPVKKKVQKSAENPCLLVATYEGEHNHILPAEPQVITIDHGDHQGQGRNLITTALPLRHDHSSISLAPKRSSSPSSSPTTVSMSMSSSSVLDSSTEPGSSFGYKPNQGRQASDDIYEEKATTFQQLLVQQMASSLTKDPNFTTALAAAISAGRFNILDQPHPHPPIPKW comes from the exons ATGGATTCTTCAACGTGGGTGAACACTTCTCTTGGCCTCAATCTTGTTGCTAACGACTCACTCCAAGCCATGGACGAAGGTCAACCTCCTGTACCGACTATCACG GCAGGTGCAGGTGGTAGTGTATTAATGGCTCAGGAGTTAAATAGAATAAGTTTGGAGAACAAGAAACTGACTGAGATGCTAACTGTACTATGCGAGAATTACAACTCTCTGGAAGCTCATGTAAAGGAGTTGATGACCACCAAACAGCTGGCCTCTGAGAACGAGTCGATGATCTTAGGAAATAACTGCTTGATCAAGAAGAGAAAGTCACCAGTTGATGATCATCAAGACTACTGCAATAACGTCAATATGATTGGATTTACTACAAATACAAGTACTGGGGAGACAAGCTCCAGTGACGAAGAAGCATACAAAAGGCCCAAGGAGATGAGCAACGTCAACTTGAAGATTTCTAGGGTTTATGTTCGCACTGATGTCTCTGATACGCGCCTG ATTGTGAAGGATGGATATCAATGGAGGAAATATGGTCAAAAGGTCACCAGAGATAATCCTTCTCCTAGGGCTTACTACAAGTGCTCTTTTGCCCCAACTTGCCCAGTTAAAAAGAAG GTTCAAAAAAGTGCGGAAAATCCATGCCTATTAGTGGCTACATATGAAGGGGAACACAACCACATACTCCCCGCCGAACCTCAAGTAATAACAATAGATCACGGTGATCATCAAGGCCAAGGTCGAAATCTAATTACTACTGCCCTACCATTACGTCATGATCATTCCAGTATTAGTTTGGCACCCAAGagatcatcatcaccatcttcaagTCCTACTACCGTGTCTATGTCTATGTCGTCGTCATCTGTACTTGACAGTTCAACAGAACCGGGTTCATCATTTGGTTACAAACCGAATCAAGGAAGGCAAGCTTCCGATGATATTTATGAAGAGAAGGCTACTACTTTCCAACAGCTTTTGGTCCAACAGATGGCTTCTTCGTTGACAAAAGATCCCAATTTCACAACTGCTCTTGCTGCTGCAATTTCTGCAGGAAGATTTAATATTTTAGACCAgcctcatcctcatcctcccATCCCAAAATGGTGA
- the LOC112174734 gene encoding probable WRKY transcription factor 40 isoform X1: MDSSTWVNTSLGLNLVANDSLQAMDEGQPPVPTITKKVGEFEGEYDIFESNLRSVKQEQAGAGGSVLMAQELNRISLENKKLTEMLTVLCENYNSLEAHVKELMTTKQLASENESMILGNNCLIKKRKSPVDDHQDYCNNVNMIGFTTNTSTGETSSSDEEAYKRPKEMSNVNLKISRVYVRTDVSDTRLIVKDGYQWRKYGQKVTRDNPSPRAYYKCSFAPTCPVKKKVQKSAENPCLLVATYEGEHNHILPAEPQVITIDHGDHQGQGRNLITTALPLRHDHSSISLAPKRSSSPSSSPTTVSMSMSSSSVLDSSTEPGSSFGYKPNQGRQASDDIYEEKATTFQQLLVQQMASSLTKDPNFTTALAAAISAGRFNILDQPHPHPPIPKW; the protein is encoded by the exons ATGGATTCTTCAACGTGGGTGAACACTTCTCTTGGCCTCAATCTTGTTGCTAACGACTCACTCCAAGCCATGGACGAAGGTCAACCTCCTGTACCGACTATCACG AAAAAAGTAGGAGAGTTTGAAGGAGaatatgatatatttgaaagcaACCTACGATCAGTGAAACAGGAG CAGGCAGGTGCAGGTGGTAGTGTATTAATGGCTCAGGAGTTAAATAGAATAAGTTTGGAGAACAAGAAACTGACTGAGATGCTAACTGTACTATGCGAGAATTACAACTCTCTGGAAGCTCATGTAAAGGAGTTGATGACCACCAAACAGCTGGCCTCTGAGAACGAGTCGATGATCTTAGGAAATAACTGCTTGATCAAGAAGAGAAAGTCACCAGTTGATGATCATCAAGACTACTGCAATAACGTCAATATGATTGGATTTACTACAAATACAAGTACTGGGGAGACAAGCTCCAGTGACGAAGAAGCATACAAAAGGCCCAAGGAGATGAGCAACGTCAACTTGAAGATTTCTAGGGTTTATGTTCGCACTGATGTCTCTGATACGCGCCTG ATTGTGAAGGATGGATATCAATGGAGGAAATATGGTCAAAAGGTCACCAGAGATAATCCTTCTCCTAGGGCTTACTACAAGTGCTCTTTTGCCCCAACTTGCCCAGTTAAAAAGAAG GTTCAAAAAAGTGCGGAAAATCCATGCCTATTAGTGGCTACATATGAAGGGGAACACAACCACATACTCCCCGCCGAACCTCAAGTAATAACAATAGATCACGGTGATCATCAAGGCCAAGGTCGAAATCTAATTACTACTGCCCTACCATTACGTCATGATCATTCCAGTATTAGTTTGGCACCCAAGagatcatcatcaccatcttcaagTCCTACTACCGTGTCTATGTCTATGTCGTCGTCATCTGTACTTGACAGTTCAACAGAACCGGGTTCATCATTTGGTTACAAACCGAATCAAGGAAGGCAAGCTTCCGATGATATTTATGAAGAGAAGGCTACTACTTTCCAACAGCTTTTGGTCCAACAGATGGCTTCTTCGTTGACAAAAGATCCCAATTTCACAACTGCTCTTGCTGCTGCAATTTCTGCAGGAAGATTTAATATTTTAGACCAgcctcatcctcatcctcccATCCCAAAATGGTGA
- the LOC112174734 gene encoding probable WRKY transcription factor 40 isoform X2 — protein sequence MDSSTWVNTSLGLNLVANDSLQAMDEGQPPVPTITKKVGEFEGEYDIFESNLRSVKQEAGAGGSVLMAQELNRISLENKKLTEMLTVLCENYNSLEAHVKELMTTKQLASENESMILGNNCLIKKRKSPVDDHQDYCNNVNMIGFTTNTSTGETSSSDEEAYKRPKEMSNVNLKISRVYVRTDVSDTRLIVKDGYQWRKYGQKVTRDNPSPRAYYKCSFAPTCPVKKKVQKSAENPCLLVATYEGEHNHILPAEPQVITIDHGDHQGQGRNLITTALPLRHDHSSISLAPKRSSSPSSSPTTVSMSMSSSSVLDSSTEPGSSFGYKPNQGRQASDDIYEEKATTFQQLLVQQMASSLTKDPNFTTALAAAISAGRFNILDQPHPHPPIPKW from the exons ATGGATTCTTCAACGTGGGTGAACACTTCTCTTGGCCTCAATCTTGTTGCTAACGACTCACTCCAAGCCATGGACGAAGGTCAACCTCCTGTACCGACTATCACG AAAAAAGTAGGAGAGTTTGAAGGAGaatatgatatatttgaaagcaACCTACGATCAGTGAAACAGGAG GCAGGTGCAGGTGGTAGTGTATTAATGGCTCAGGAGTTAAATAGAATAAGTTTGGAGAACAAGAAACTGACTGAGATGCTAACTGTACTATGCGAGAATTACAACTCTCTGGAAGCTCATGTAAAGGAGTTGATGACCACCAAACAGCTGGCCTCTGAGAACGAGTCGATGATCTTAGGAAATAACTGCTTGATCAAGAAGAGAAAGTCACCAGTTGATGATCATCAAGACTACTGCAATAACGTCAATATGATTGGATTTACTACAAATACAAGTACTGGGGAGACAAGCTCCAGTGACGAAGAAGCATACAAAAGGCCCAAGGAGATGAGCAACGTCAACTTGAAGATTTCTAGGGTTTATGTTCGCACTGATGTCTCTGATACGCGCCTG ATTGTGAAGGATGGATATCAATGGAGGAAATATGGTCAAAAGGTCACCAGAGATAATCCTTCTCCTAGGGCTTACTACAAGTGCTCTTTTGCCCCAACTTGCCCAGTTAAAAAGAAG GTTCAAAAAAGTGCGGAAAATCCATGCCTATTAGTGGCTACATATGAAGGGGAACACAACCACATACTCCCCGCCGAACCTCAAGTAATAACAATAGATCACGGTGATCATCAAGGCCAAGGTCGAAATCTAATTACTACTGCCCTACCATTACGTCATGATCATTCCAGTATTAGTTTGGCACCCAAGagatcatcatcaccatcttcaagTCCTACTACCGTGTCTATGTCTATGTCGTCGTCATCTGTACTTGACAGTTCAACAGAACCGGGTTCATCATTTGGTTACAAACCGAATCAAGGAAGGCAAGCTTCCGATGATATTTATGAAGAGAAGGCTACTACTTTCCAACAGCTTTTGGTCCAACAGATGGCTTCTTCGTTGACAAAAGATCCCAATTTCACAACTGCTCTTGCTGCTGCAATTTCTGCAGGAAGATTTAATATTTTAGACCAgcctcatcctcatcctcccATCCCAAAATGGTGA